In the genome of Lichenicola cladoniae, the window AGGCTCGTTGACCGTAATTCTGTCATGAGGCACTTCGTAGGCATGCCACCTGTCATATATCGCCGCCCGTTTCTGATGAGCATACCAACCAGCCTGGCCTTCCTCGGCGCTTATCGTGTGGAGGCCAGAGCGGACCCTCTTTCCGAGATTGAGGCGCGCCATGGCGGCCGCCTGGGTGTCTTCGCCATCGATACTGATACAGGACGAACCCTAACCCATCGGGCAGATGAGCGCTTCACCATGTGCAGTACTTTCAAAGGACTTCTAGCCGGGCAGATCATGTCTCGCGTCGATGCCGGGCATGAAAGCCTCGCGCGCCTCGTCCACTTCAACGCCCATGACTTGTCAACTGCAGGATACCCCGACTTTCTCTGTCCCGTAACGGCCGCGCATGTCAGCCAGGGGGCATTAACGGTAGCAACTTTATGTCAGGCAAGTGTGGCGGTAAGCGACAATCTTGCTGCCATTCTTTTAATGCAAAGCGTTGGTGGACCGCCTGGATTTAATCGGTTTCTTCGTAGTCTTGGTGATGGGATCACACGCTCAGACCGGTATGAACCAGGGTCCAATTCCTATGACGGCCTCCTCGACACCACGACGCCACGAGCGATCATAGGCTCGGCCCGGAAGCTTTTGCTCGGAGACGTCCTCAAGCCCTCATCTCGCGAACTCCTGACGAGTTGGATGATCGACTCCACGCCCGGTCTTAGACGGCTTCGCGCCAGCTTCCCGC includes:
- the bla gene encoding class A beta-lactamase, giving the protein MSIPTSLAFLGAYRVEARADPLSEIEARHGGRLGVFAIDTDTGRTLTHRADERFTMCSTFKGLLAGQIMSRVDAGHESLARLVHFNAHDLSTAGYPDFLCPVTAAHVSQGALTVATLCQASVAVSDNLAAILLMQSVGGPPGFNRFLRSLGDGITRSDRYEPGSNSYDGLLDTTTPRAIIGSARKLLLGDVLKPSSRELLTSWMIDSTPGLRRLRASFPPNWVTGDKAGTYGPDETNDYAITWPPGRRPVLIAAYYNAPGMDLDLREAVLREVGTVVAALVGESSVTPPASLYSRT